Proteins encoded by one window of Phytohabitans houttuyneae:
- a CDS encoding YggS family pyridoxal phosphate-dependent enzyme, which translates to MREEEIAAGLAAVRERIGAACATAGRDPAGVTLVVVTKTYPATDVQVLAKLGVTDVGENRDQEAAPKAEAVAASGAQVRWHYVGQLQRNKCRSVVEYADVVHSVDSVRLARALHGAAERHRERPLDVLVQVSIDGDPARGGAVVGSTVEPDRDFDRVALTVAEAGPLRLAGVMAVAPQHWAAEAAFEKLAEVAARLRAAYPEATTVSAGMSADLEPAIASGATHVRIGSAVLGTRPKLR; encoded by the coding sequence GTGCGTGAAGAGGAGATAGCGGCCGGGCTCGCGGCCGTACGTGAACGCATAGGCGCTGCCTGTGCGACCGCCGGCCGGGACCCGGCCGGGGTGACGCTGGTGGTGGTCACCAAGACCTACCCGGCGACCGACGTGCAGGTGCTCGCCAAGCTGGGCGTCACCGACGTGGGGGAAAACCGCGACCAGGAGGCCGCGCCCAAGGCCGAGGCGGTCGCCGCCTCCGGTGCGCAGGTGCGGTGGCACTACGTCGGCCAGCTCCAGCGCAACAAGTGCCGCTCGGTGGTGGAGTACGCCGATGTCGTCCACTCGGTCGACAGCGTGCGGCTGGCCCGCGCGCTGCACGGCGCGGCGGAGCGGCACCGGGAGCGTCCGCTGGACGTCCTCGTACAGGTGAGCATCGACGGCGACCCGGCACGGGGCGGCGCGGTGGTCGGGTCCACCGTGGAGCCCGACCGCGACTTCGACCGGGTGGCGCTGACGGTGGCCGAGGCGGGTCCGCTGCGGCTCGCCGGCGTCATGGCGGTCGCGCCGCAGCACTGGGCCGCGGAGGCGGCCTTCGAAAAGTTGGCCGAGGTGGCGGCGCGGCTGCGCGCGGCGTATCCGGAGGCGACCACCGTCTCGGCGGGCATGAGTGCCGATCTGGAACCGGCGATCGCGTCCGGCGCGACACACGTAAGGATCGGCAGCGCGGTGCTCGGAACCCGCCCCAAGCTGCGGTAG
- the ftsZ gene encoding cell division protein FtsZ produces the protein MTPPHNYLAVIKVVGIGGGGVNAVNRMIEVGLKGVEFIAINTDAQALLMSDADVKLDVGRELTRGLGAGANPDVGKNAAEDHRDEIEEVLKGADMVFVTCGEGGGTGTGGAPVVAQIARKLGALTIGVVTRPFSFEGKRRQVQAESGIDELRNQCDTLIVIPNDRLLALGDRGISMMDAFRQADQVLLSGVQGITDLITTPGLINLDFADVKSVMSGAGSALMGIGSARGDSRAVEAAEKAISSPLLEQSMDGARGVLLSIAGGSDLGLFEINDAAQLVTDAAHPDANIIFGAVIDDALGDEVRVTVIAAGFDGGAPAYKPAEAPRKVVPRVETPLPTSAPPVSPAAPPPARRVLFDDVDVPDFLKNGS, from the coding sequence ATGACACCACCGCACAACTACCTCGCGGTCATCAAGGTCGTCGGCATCGGCGGAGGCGGCGTCAACGCGGTCAACCGCATGATCGAGGTGGGCCTGAAGGGCGTCGAGTTCATCGCGATCAACACCGACGCCCAGGCGCTGCTGATGAGCGACGCCGACGTAAAGCTCGACGTCGGTCGCGAGCTGACCCGGGGGCTCGGCGCGGGCGCCAACCCCGACGTCGGCAAGAACGCCGCCGAAGACCACCGCGACGAGATCGAAGAGGTGCTCAAGGGCGCCGACATGGTCTTCGTGACCTGCGGCGAGGGCGGCGGCACCGGCACCGGCGGCGCGCCGGTCGTGGCGCAGATCGCCCGCAAGCTCGGCGCGCTCACCATCGGCGTCGTGACCCGCCCGTTCTCCTTCGAGGGCAAGCGGCGGCAGGTGCAGGCCGAGTCGGGCATCGACGAGCTGCGCAACCAGTGCGACACGCTCATCGTGATCCCGAACGACCGGCTGCTGGCGCTCGGCGACCGCGGGATCTCCATGATGGACGCCTTCCGGCAGGCCGACCAGGTGCTGCTCTCCGGTGTCCAGGGCATCACCGACCTGATCACCACGCCCGGCCTGATCAACCTCGACTTCGCCGACGTCAAGAGCGTCATGAGCGGCGCGGGCAGCGCGCTCATGGGCATCGGCAGCGCCCGCGGCGACAGCCGCGCGGTGGAGGCGGCCGAGAAGGCGATCTCCAGCCCGCTGCTGGAGCAGAGCATGGACGGCGCGCGCGGCGTGCTGCTGTCCATCGCCGGCGGATCCGACCTCGGCCTGTTCGAGATCAACGACGCGGCCCAGCTGGTCACCGACGCCGCCCACCCGGACGCCAACATCATCTTCGGCGCGGTCATCGACGACGCGCTCGGCGACGAGGTGCGGGTGACCGTGATCGCCGCCGGCTTCGACGGTGGCGCGCCCGCGTACAAGCCGGCCGAGGCCCCCCGCAAGGTGGTGCCCCGGGTGGAGACCCCGCTGCCGACCAGCGCACCGCCGGTCTCGCCGGCCGCGCCGCCGCCGGCCCGCCGGGTGCTCTTCGACGACGTGGACGTGCCCGACTTCCTCAAGAACGGCTCCTGA
- a CDS encoding cell division protein FtsQ/DivIB: MTAPGSRRGGARRWRLVRAHSDAVPASVRRFMARARRRRLRAAMPWATVGAVLALVGLVTWIVYGTGVFGVREVRVSGTEILSAEEVREAAGVRDGTALARVDLGGIEERLATLAPVDHVIASRDWPGTIAIDVVERTPVAVVPQGRRYVLVDRHGVAFHTVSAKPGGLPVARVAKPGPDDPATRSALEVLTSLSPQLAKQVAAVVVKGPAEIELELRGGRLIVWGDSSQSDTKSQVATALLREKGDRIDVSAPEVVTIR; this comes from the coding sequence GTGACCGCGCCGGGGAGTCGGCGCGGTGGGGCCCGGCGCTGGCGGCTTGTCCGGGCGCACAGCGACGCGGTACCGGCCTCGGTGCGGCGCTTCATGGCGCGGGCGCGCAGGCGGCGGCTGCGGGCGGCGATGCCGTGGGCCACCGTCGGCGCCGTGCTCGCGCTGGTCGGTCTGGTCACCTGGATCGTGTACGGCACGGGCGTCTTCGGCGTCCGCGAGGTGCGCGTCTCGGGCACCGAGATCCTCTCCGCCGAGGAGGTGCGGGAGGCGGCCGGCGTGCGCGACGGCACCGCGCTGGCCCGCGTCGACCTCGGCGGCATCGAGGAGCGGCTGGCCACCCTCGCGCCGGTCGACCACGTGATCGCCTCCCGCGACTGGCCCGGCACGATCGCGATCGACGTGGTGGAGCGCACGCCGGTGGCGGTGGTGCCGCAGGGCCGCAGGTACGTGCTCGTCGACCGGCACGGCGTCGCGTTCCACACCGTCAGCGCCAAGCCCGGGGGACTGCCGGTGGCCCGCGTGGCCAAGCCGGGCCCGGACGACCCGGCCACCCGGTCCGCGCTGGAGGTGCTCACCTCGCTCAGCCCGCAGCTGGCCAAGCAGGTCGCCGCCGTTGTCGTGAAGGGCCCCGCGGAGATCGAGCTGGAGCTGCGCGGCGGGCGCCTGATCGTGTGGGGCGACTCCAGCCAGAGCGACACGAAATCTCAGGTCGCGACCGCGCTGCTGCGGGAAAAAGGCGACCGGATCGACGTCAGCGCGCCAGAAGTCGTCACTATCCGGTAA
- the murC gene encoding UDP-N-acetylmuramate--L-alanine ligase: protein MSEELTAEDLGSVHLIGIGGVGMSGLARLLLTRGIPVSGSELREWPSLAGLRALGGTVHMTHEASNLDGVDTVVFSTAIPQDHLELVEARRRGLRVLHRSEALAAAMTGRRAIAVAGTHGKTTTTSMATLILQQAGEDPSFVIGGEISEAGSNGHHGTGSYFVVEADESDRSFLLYRPYVAIITNIDADHLNTYGDLAGLSAAFAEFARLVQPGGFVVTCADNPGTRALADLLRGEGRTVYTYGEAEDADLRLTDVVSSVDGVRYQATLDGKPLGTVSLPVPGRHLGLNSAAAVLAAIRLDLPLEAAVRALEAFPGVRRRFERKGVAAGVAVYDEYAYHPTSMTAALHTLREVAAGGRLVVVFQPYRVYRTRDLQDELAAALAIADEVIILEVFGPGEVRQPGEGGAALTAAVNLPAESKVFAPSWEDVPAEVVRRAKAGDVVVTMGAPPISLMGDELLAALEPTA from the coding sequence ATGAGCGAAGAGCTCACCGCCGAGGATCTGGGCTCCGTGCACCTGATCGGCATCGGCGGCGTGGGCATGAGCGGCCTGGCCCGGCTCCTGCTCACCCGCGGCATCCCGGTCTCCGGCAGCGAGCTGCGCGAGTGGCCGTCGCTGGCCGGACTGCGCGCGCTCGGCGGCACCGTCCACATGACACACGAAGCGTCCAACCTGGACGGTGTGGACACCGTCGTCTTCTCCACCGCGATCCCGCAGGACCACCTGGAGCTTGTCGAGGCGCGGCGGCGCGGGCTGCGCGTGCTGCACCGCTCCGAGGCGCTCGCCGCGGCGATGACCGGCCGGCGGGCGATCGCGGTGGCCGGCACGCACGGCAAGACCACCACGACCTCGATGGCGACGCTGATCCTGCAGCAGGCCGGTGAGGACCCGTCGTTCGTGATCGGCGGCGAGATCTCCGAGGCGGGGTCCAACGGCCACCACGGCACGGGTTCGTACTTCGTGGTGGAGGCCGACGAGAGCGACCGCTCGTTCCTGCTGTACCGGCCGTACGTCGCCATCATCACGAACATCGACGCCGACCACCTCAACACGTACGGCGACCTGGCTGGGCTCTCCGCCGCGTTCGCCGAGTTCGCGCGGCTCGTGCAGCCTGGCGGGTTCGTGGTCACCTGCGCCGACAACCCGGGCACCCGCGCGCTGGCCGACCTGCTGCGCGGCGAAGGGCGCACCGTGTACACGTACGGCGAGGCGGAGGACGCGGACCTGCGCCTGACCGACGTGGTGTCCTCTGTGGACGGCGTGCGGTACCAGGCCACATTGGACGGTAAGCCGCTCGGCACGGTGTCGCTGCCGGTGCCCGGCCGCCACCTCGGCCTCAACAGCGCCGCCGCGGTGCTCGCCGCGATCCGGCTGGACCTGCCGCTGGAGGCGGCGGTGCGCGCGCTCGAGGCGTTTCCGGGCGTGCGGCGGCGCTTCGAGCGCAAGGGCGTCGCGGCCGGCGTGGCCGTCTACGACGAGTACGCGTACCACCCGACCTCGATGACCGCCGCGCTGCACACGCTCCGCGAGGTGGCCGCCGGCGGCCGGCTGGTGGTGGTATTCCAGCCCTACCGGGTGTACCGCACCCGCGACCTGCAGGACGAGCTCGCCGCCGCACTGGCGATCGCCGACGAGGTGATCATCCTGGAGGTCTTCGGCCCCGGCGAGGTGCGCCAGCCCGGCGAGGGCGGCGCCGCCCTCACCGCCGCAGTGAACCTGCCGGCCGAGTCCAAGGTGTTCGCACCGTCCTGGGAGGACGTGCCGGCCGAGGTGGTCCGCCGCGCCAAGGCCGGCGACGTGGTGGTAACGATGGGCGCCCCGCCCATCTCCCTCATGGGCGACGAGCTGCTCGCCGCGCTGGAGCCCACCGCGTGA